A single genomic interval of Shewanella psychropiezotolerans harbors:
- a CDS encoding response regulator transcription factor, with translation MKAKTILIVEDDLFTSRLMTSFFERKGYIAYQAFDSGAAFMYAADKKIDIIILDVTLPTDSGVSIIQKLKSISFCPVIFYSSVATEEMEIKALESGGDDFINKQRGMNVLYTRVSRLLNQQSATEVQPEASSDVVSINNIILHSELGQCNVNGEIIELQKKESRLLNFLMRHKNSLVNRDEISYILNGYAYDGWSRSIDLIICRLRKKLKAANIPESAIKSLRGKGYSLVEQEFIAA, from the coding sequence ATGAAAGCGAAAACAATACTGATCGTCGAAGATGATCTATTTACATCACGCCTCATGACCAGCTTCTTTGAGCGTAAAGGTTACATCGCCTATCAAGCTTTTGATTCTGGTGCCGCATTCATGTATGCAGCAGATAAGAAAATCGACATCATCATTTTAGATGTCACTTTGCCCACGGATTCAGGTGTGTCTATCATTCAAAAGCTGAAGAGTATTAGCTTTTGCCCTGTCATCTTTTATTCATCGGTAGCAACTGAAGAGATGGAAATCAAAGCGCTAGAAAGTGGTGGAGATGACTTTATAAACAAACAGCGGGGCATGAATGTGCTGTATACCAGAGTGAGTCGTCTGTTAAATCAACAGTCTGCGACGGAAGTTCAACCAGAGGCATCGAGTGATGTCGTGTCGATCAATAATATCATTCTACACTCGGAGCTTGGTCAGTGTAATGTCAATGGAGAAATCATTGAGCTGCAGAAGAAAGAGAGTAGATTACTCAACTTCCTGATGCGCCATAAGAACAGTCTGGTCAACCGAGACGAAATATCATACATACTTAATGGGTATGCATATGATGGCTGGAGCAGAAGTATAGATTTGATTATCTGTCGACTTCGTAAAAAATTAAAAGCCGCCAACATTCCTGAAAGTGCCATAAAGAGTTTACGCGGTAAAGGCTATAGCTTAGTTGAACAAGAATTTATTGCGGCCTAG
- a CDS encoding IS6 family transposase: MNFSYGLKFRKKQFPSATILMTVRWYVAYKLSYRDIEELLAERGVHVDHAILHRWVLEYAPLLEAVFRHGKKRSVSGSWRMDETYIKVKGLWFYLYRAVDKYGDTIDFMLSEKRDEAAARDFFNKAIGQHGLLEKVVIDKSGSNSAALDNLNWQLWFAGMAAYIIEVLQVKYLNNIVEQSHRAVKWKMRTALGFKSMAGAEATIAGVELWQMLRKGQMKDAGEMTLWEQFYSFAA; the protein is encoded by the coding sequence GTGAATTTCTCCTATGGCCTTAAGTTTCGCAAAAAACAGTTTCCTTCAGCCACAATCCTGATGACCGTTCGATGGTATGTTGCTTATAAGCTGAGTTATCGCGATATCGAAGAGTTACTCGCTGAACGTGGTGTTCACGTCGATCACGCGATACTCCATCGCTGGGTGTTGGAATATGCTCCTTTGCTGGAAGCTGTGTTTCGTCACGGCAAGAAGCGCTCAGTGTCTGGCTCGTGGCGAATGGATGAAACGTATATCAAAGTTAAAGGCCTTTGGTTTTACCTGTACCGAGCCGTCGATAAATACGGCGACACTATCGATTTTATGTTAAGTGAAAAGCGAGATGAAGCTGCCGCCAGAGACTTCTTTAACAAAGCTATCGGGCAGCATGGCTTACTAGAGAAGGTGGTCATTGATAAAAGTGGAAGTAACAGCGCGGCTCTGGATAACTTGAATTGGCAGCTTTGGTTCGCCGGTATGGCCGCTTATATTATCGAAGTGTTGCAGGTGAAATACCTCAATAATATCGTAGAGCAGAGTCACCGAGCGGTAAAGTGGAAGATGCGTACTGCCCTTGGATTCAAATCGATGGCTGGGGCTGAAGCTACGATAGCGGGTGTCGAGTTATGGCAAATGCTTCGTAAAGGTCAGATGAAAGATGCTGGTGAAATGACGCTATGGGAGCAATTCTATTCTTTCGCGGCTTAA
- a CDS encoding LuxR C-terminal-related transcriptional regulator, whose translation MQSAKTLQHVLDVEGVALMTLMIRPDNRIHIEKVVSSGFGFSTMSAEWDRLYQRKKLQYLDPVVNCSKLYREPFNWTSVPSMILLSEKQLNFLDSAQNVGLKEGASIGYLSTRHIYKELTITSVCGRSLNSEQLAALKLINTVSAQAMTRLISPVGSLTKREREILGWTCEGKTSWEIAMICLITERTVKYHLKNIYKKLNVENKVQAVVCATKQGLI comes from the coding sequence ATGCAGAGTGCTAAGACTTTGCAACATGTGCTTGACGTTGAGGGAGTTGCCCTAATGACTCTCATGATTCGTCCGGATAACAGGATTCATATTGAGAAAGTAGTTAGTTCCGGATTTGGATTTTCGACAATGAGTGCAGAATGGGACCGTTTGTATCAGAGGAAAAAACTTCAATATCTTGATCCGGTAGTGAACTGTTCTAAATTATATAGGGAGCCTTTTAATTGGACCTCTGTCCCTTCGATGATATTACTGTCTGAAAAGCAGCTTAACTTTCTCGATAGCGCTCAAAATGTGGGGTTAAAAGAGGGAGCCAGTATTGGTTACCTTTCTACCAGGCATATATATAAAGAGTTAACTATCACTTCTGTCTGCGGCCGTTCACTCAACTCGGAGCAGCTTGCGGCCTTAAAACTGATCAATACCGTTTCAGCTCAAGCCATGACGCGTCTCATATCTCCAGTGGGGTCGTTGACGAAAAGAGAACGGGAAATACTAGGTTGGACTTGTGAAGGTAAGACCTCCTGGGAAATAGCTATGATTTGCTTAATTACAGAGAGAACAGTGAAATATCACTTGAAAAATATATATAAAAAACTCAACGTTGAAAACAAGGTTCAGGCGGTTGTTTGTGCAACTAAACAAGGGTTAATATAG
- a CDS encoding LysR family transcriptional regulator — MTKSKRKVTNTMNDLPSLRNLIYLSHLHEEQNFRRAAKVCGVSQSTLSTGIKTLEELLGDQLLERFRKTFAFTVVGEEVVLRARKLLAEANDLVELVKNQRSIMAGEVRLGCVPTIAPFLLRPIFEHCEQHYPDLILTVTEDTDEQLTGALTRGELDLLLVAQPVPVEVGKHHYMKLGIDPFKFVVHSTLVEAMGEPLDIQRLPGNSIHLLREESCMTKSVLRAHLLDSHGKVNPITVTSLHTLVQLISGKPGATFLPQMAIDGGILNHTPLHVMPLSGEVPYREIGLMWRKSSIKVATLSKLGGIIKEVHQEAEKTTPPSPWTAVAAK; from the coding sequence ATGACAAAATCAAAAAGAAAAGTAACCAACACAATGAATGACTTACCCAGCCTTAGGAATCTGATTTATTTATCTCACCTGCACGAAGAGCAAAACTTTCGCCGCGCAGCCAAAGTGTGCGGGGTGAGCCAGTCAACGCTGTCCACGGGTATAAAAACCTTGGAAGAACTGCTTGGCGACCAATTGCTTGAACGGTTCAGGAAGACCTTTGCTTTTACAGTCGTGGGCGAAGAGGTGGTTTTGCGGGCCAGAAAATTATTGGCTGAGGCCAATGACTTGGTCGAATTGGTTAAAAACCAAAGAAGTATAATGGCGGGGGAGGTTCGGTTAGGGTGTGTTCCGACGATAGCCCCGTTCTTGCTGAGGCCTATTTTTGAGCACTGCGAACAACATTATCCGGATTTAATCCTAACGGTCACAGAGGATACCGATGAACAGCTTACTGGGGCATTAACCAGAGGAGAGCTGGACCTGCTTCTGGTCGCTCAGCCTGTACCTGTAGAGGTCGGTAAGCATCATTATATGAAACTGGGTATAGACCCGTTTAAGTTTGTCGTGCACTCAACATTAGTAGAAGCCATGGGGGAGCCGCTTGATATCCAACGCCTGCCGGGCAACAGTATCCACTTACTACGAGAAGAAAGCTGCATGACCAAGTCAGTTTTGCGCGCTCACTTGCTTGATAGCCATGGAAAAGTCAACCCCATTACGGTCACAAGCCTGCACACCTTAGTCCAATTAATTAGCGGCAAGCCTGGCGCGACTTTTCTGCCTCAAATGGCGATTGATGGAGGCATACTTAACCATACACCCCTGCATGTGATGCCGCTGTCTGGCGAAGTCCCTTATCGGGAGATAGGGTTAATGTGGCGTAAAAGCTCTATTAAGGTAGCCACTTTAAGCAAACTAGGGGGAATCATAAAGGAGGTCCATCAAGAGGCCGAAAAAACCACACCTCCCTCTCCCTGGACAGCAGTAGCAGCAAAATAG
- a CDS encoding helix-turn-helix domain-containing protein produces MKPVDSNCTESRAAADMPRLDIVYLLHKKGLSLRRVGQEAGLGPGTLSKALDRPWTKGERLIAEALEMKPQDIWPTRYESIRYENRPVSLHGKLRVN; encoded by the coding sequence ATGAAGCCAGTTGATTCGAATTGTACTGAGAGCCGCGCCGCAGCAGATATGCCACGATTGGATATCGTTTACTTGTTACACAAGAAAGGCCTTTCTCTGAGAAGGGTGGGGCAGGAGGCTGGCTTGGGGCCTGGGACGCTAAGTAAAGCGCTAGACCGCCCGTGGACCAAAGGTGAGCGCTTGATTGCTGAGGCTTTAGAAATGAAACCTCAAGATATTTGGCCCACTCGTTACGAAAGTATTCGATACGAAAATCGTCCGGTTTCTCTGCATGGGAAACTCAGAGTTAATTAG
- a CDS encoding Ig-like domain-containing protein, whose amino-acid sequence MLGDGDVTVDAPTFSISYTATAEGVSRVVYALEGDIAGVPDIKMGTLDYAVSDSLNNAPTAANFSYGSDVEINTSVDIDVIDAISDAVDLDELQLIEVKSYTANVASKNVGDLTNTVFTFEAPTADEHYVSYMVSDHRGGFATGIVEVTTFDANQVAQWGDIEEGLKLFTAPHTKFTAESNGIDIQGFWRDSAYSPSIDVATFTLAGAVNYCSTRGRLPTPAELVDMHAAKSAKVNYLWPTGKPYITEEAGTATLVDLSWATAQQSAAGGDSYYVTCIDSGGLTFTGSSSAVADGVSTAALAIDFTRVTGPVVDASLTVSVTGSASLSTSVLITDTRGNDDFTLTNTKAELVTVSVEYITAQNETVTTVTTVDFTADASTAALNSLTVTNDNAGSDGSMTNGFNATVVDAYNNALKNILIDVSFDGVTPQLVEFPSALITDASGNISFNVTNTVEESVLTTASLTNSQGVYSEQSASTNFVELLPWGRSCADLVLSTNGLDYHCPMTSSEQVAYWGQGKSKGADYYGASWGLFNMDDSISSISGANAYCSLLGASLATKDELVTFNDTFGTTAPENDTDGYGDLHALNGWPYGQFWSSTSAGTGTFYGFDTVTDTVTSFADTNRNSLKVICVTPTPGNPATAMVDSITALTSLARADGIATNSFEVLVLDDTGKMVKDALVEVTFTGSATLVETAQSLLTNAQGLVQFNVVNTVEEDVTVTAQYVASIAGLSSVDSLSSFTALSFEVVAMTGALMNSTESDEFCGVSGGVVASREQYEEYFGYYAPVDVLLLMFPELETIPGNDGLQYVVMAHHRQPVLQNYEAFPVNPTNSNVDIYYHNKMAYSLTSVREIKATLCVQ is encoded by the coding sequence GTGTTAGGTGATGGTGATGTCACGGTCGACGCGCCTACCTTCTCCATCTCCTATACCGCCACGGCTGAAGGTGTGTCACGAGTAGTTTACGCTCTCGAAGGTGATATTGCTGGCGTGCCCGATATCAAGATGGGCACCTTAGATTATGCAGTGTCGGACAGTTTAAATAATGCGCCGACTGCGGCCAACTTCAGTTATGGCTCAGATGTTGAAATCAACACCAGTGTAGATATTGACGTTATTGACGCTATCAGTGATGCAGTTGACCTCGATGAGCTGCAACTCATCGAGGTAAAAAGCTATACCGCCAACGTGGCGTCAAAAAATGTCGGTGACTTAACCAACACCGTGTTTACGTTTGAAGCGCCGACGGCTGATGAGCACTACGTCAGCTATATGGTGTCAGACCATCGAGGCGGCTTCGCGACGGGTATTGTTGAAGTGACGACATTTGATGCCAATCAAGTCGCTCAATGGGGTGATATCGAAGAGGGGTTAAAATTATTTACCGCCCCGCATACTAAATTTACTGCAGAAAGTAACGGGATAGACATACAGGGGTTTTGGCGGGACAGTGCTTATAGCCCAAGTATCGATGTGGCGACATTCACCCTGGCGGGCGCGGTCAATTATTGTAGCACCCGTGGCCGATTACCAACGCCAGCAGAATTAGTTGATATGCATGCGGCCAAAAGCGCTAAAGTTAACTACCTATGGCCAACGGGTAAACCCTATATCACCGAAGAAGCAGGGACTGCGACCTTGGTAGACCTTTCTTGGGCGACCGCTCAACAATCTGCTGCTGGCGGCGACAGTTATTATGTCACCTGTATTGACAGCGGTGGGTTAACGTTTACCGGCTCAAGCTCCGCCGTAGCAGACGGGGTGAGTACTGCGGCACTGGCTATCGACTTTACTCGTGTTACAGGCCCGGTCGTTGACGCGTCGTTAACAGTGTCAGTAACTGGCAGTGCCAGCCTTAGCACTTCGGTACTCATAACCGATACTCGGGGCAATGACGATTTTACGCTAACCAATACCAAAGCCGAGTTGGTTACCGTGTCTGTTGAGTATATTACCGCCCAAAATGAAACTGTTACAACCGTCACAACTGTTGACTTTACTGCCGATGCAAGTACCGCGGCGCTGAATAGTCTGACCGTCACTAATGACAATGCAGGTAGCGACGGCAGCATGACCAATGGCTTTAATGCTACTGTCGTGGACGCCTACAACAATGCATTAAAAAATATTTTAATTGACGTTAGCTTTGACGGTGTGACGCCGCAGTTAGTCGAATTTCCTTCTGCGCTGATAACCGACGCCAGTGGTAATATCAGCTTTAATGTCACCAATACGGTGGAAGAAAGCGTATTAACCACTGCATCACTGACCAACAGTCAGGGCGTCTACTCTGAGCAAAGCGCGTCAACTAACTTTGTAGAATTACTTCCTTGGGGGCGCTCTTGTGCTGACTTAGTTTTATCCACCAATGGTTTGGATTATCATTGCCCGATGACTTCGAGTGAGCAAGTCGCTTATTGGGGTCAAGGGAAAAGTAAAGGTGCCGACTATTACGGTGCTTCTTGGGGACTTTTTAATATGGATGACAGCATAAGTTCTATCTCTGGTGCAAATGCATATTGTAGCCTGTTAGGGGCAAGTTTAGCGACAAAAGATGAGTTAGTGACCTTTAACGACACCTTTGGTACCACAGCGCCAGAAAATGACACCGACGGTTACGGAGATTTACATGCATTAAATGGTTGGCCTTATGGTCAGTTTTGGTCATCAACCAGCGCTGGCACTGGTACCTTTTATGGCTTCGACACGGTGACAGACACAGTAACCAGCTTCGCTGATACAAATAGAAATAGTTTAAAGGTCATCTGTGTCACGCCCACACCGGGTAACCCTGCTACGGCGATGGTAGACAGTATCACCGCACTCACATCGCTGGCACGTGCTGATGGCATCGCCACCAACTCGTTTGAGGTATTGGTGTTAGATGATACCGGTAAAATGGTGAAAGACGCCTTGGTAGAAGTAACCTTTACGGGTAGTGCAACCTTAGTCGAAACAGCGCAGAGCTTACTGACCAATGCTCAGGGTTTAGTGCAATTTAATGTTGTTAACACGGTCGAGGAGGATGTCACCGTGACCGCTCAGTACGTAGCTTCGATCGCAGGTCTCTCGTCGGTTGACAGCCTAAGCAGTTTTACCGCGTTAAGTTTTGAGGTTGTAGCAATGACAGGAGCCTTGATGAATTCGACGGAGTCGGATGAATTTTGTGGGGTGAGTGGTGGTGTAGTGGCGTCGAGAGAGCAGTACGAGGAATACTTTGGGTATTACGCACCAGTCGATGTATTGTTATTGATGTTCCCTGAGCTTGAAACAATACCAGGAAACGACGGGTTGCAGTACGTGGTCATGGCTCACCACCGTCAGCCGGTGCTCCAAAATTACGAAGCGTTTCCGGTAAACCCAACGAATAGTAATGTTGACATCTATTATCACAACAAGATGGCTTATAGTCTTACTAGCGTGAGGGAGATAAAGGCGACATTATGTGTGCAATAG
- a CDS encoding IS6 family transposase, with protein sequence MNFPYGLKLRQKQFPSATILMAVRWYVAYKLSYRDIEELLAERGVNVDHATLHRWVLEYAPLLEAVFRHGKKRSVSGLWRMDETYIKVKGLWFYLYRAVDKYGDTIDFMLSEKRDEAAARDFFNKAIGQHGLLEKVVIDKSGSNSAALDNLNWQLWFAGMAAYIIEVLQVK encoded by the coding sequence GTGAATTTCCCCTATGGCCTTAAGCTTCGCCAAAAACAGTTTCCTTCAGCCACTATACTGATGGCCGTTCGATGGTATGTTGCTTATAAGCTGAGTTACCGCGATATCGAAGAGTTACTGGCAGAACGTGGTGTTAACGTTGACCATGCGACGCTCCATCGCTGGGTGTTGGAATATGCTCCTTTGCTGGAAGCTGTGTTTCGTCACGGCAAGAAGCGCTCAGTGTCTGGCTTGTGGCGAATGGATGAAACGTATATCAAAGTTAAAGGCCTGTGGTTTTACCTGTACCGAGCCGTCGATAAATACGGCGACACTATCGATTTTATGTTAAGTGAAAAGCGAGATGAAGCTGCCGCCAGAGACTTCTTTAACAAAGCTATCGGGCAGCATGGCTTACTAGAGAAGGTGGTCATTGATAAAAGTGGAAGTAACAGCGCGGCTCTGGATAACTTGAATTGGCAGCTTTGGTTCGCCGGTATGGCCGCTTATATTATCGAAGTGTTGCAGGTGAAATGA
- a CDS encoding AraC family transcriptional regulator has protein sequence MINLLSSFYLSATIFHRSLLCREWSTDTSGTGLASFHLISSGGAFLYCDGYLAEPLSEGDIVIFPHDAPHLISYHSNEEIAYNTNSFISYPIEANIDNSTGLICGYFDFDEDKKHPLIAQLPSCILVKKLSMNMTLNRIVDCLISEALQGAEANEIVLARLSEIFFLTLLRNLLQDENTSLGLFKALQDPKMKKVLQALSCNISHQWNLSSLADIGGYSRASFHSHFKRYLQQSPLEYLTHIRLSKAKKLLRQGMTVSKVSIEVGYLNENSFAKAYKRHFGYGPGLSRKN, from the coding sequence GTGATCAATCTCCTCTCTTCGTTTTACCTTAGTGCAACTATTTTCCACCGCTCACTGTTATGCAGAGAATGGAGTACTGACACTTCAGGAACCGGACTGGCAAGTTTCCACCTTATAAGCTCTGGAGGGGCTTTTCTTTATTGTGACGGTTATCTCGCAGAACCATTAAGTGAAGGTGATATTGTCATATTTCCTCACGATGCTCCTCATCTCATCAGTTATCATTCTAATGAAGAGATAGCTTATAATACTAATAGCTTTATCTCATACCCAATCGAAGCGAACATAGACAATTCCACTGGGTTGATTTGTGGATATTTTGACTTTGATGAAGACAAAAAACATCCACTAATCGCACAGCTCCCTTCATGTATTCTTGTTAAGAAACTGAGTATGAACATGACACTCAATAGAATTGTAGATTGTTTAATCAGTGAGGCACTACAAGGAGCAGAAGCTAATGAAATTGTACTTGCTAGGCTAAGCGAAATTTTTTTTCTCACTTTGCTCAGAAACCTACTACAAGATGAGAACACTAGCCTTGGATTGTTCAAGGCGCTTCAAGACCCAAAAATGAAAAAAGTATTACAAGCTTTATCTTGTAATATCAGCCACCAATGGAATTTATCAAGTTTAGCTGATATCGGCGGCTATTCTCGCGCAAGCTTTCATTCTCACTTCAAGAGATATTTACAGCAAAGTCCATTAGAGTATTTAACACACATAAGATTATCAAAGGCCAAAAAACTACTTAGACAGGGCATGACGGTTTCAAAGGTATCGATAGAAGTTGGATATTTAAATGAAAATTCATTTGCTAAAGCTTATAAGCGGCATTTTGGTTACGGACCAGGCTTAAGCCGAAAAAACTAA
- a CDS encoding methyl-accepting chemotaxis protein has product MTIKQKMWGLVALCVVSIVTILMVAMGANSRMAAISDVIVEASQLEVSLLNLRRNEKDFQLRLNEKYKVKFESNSLSFKRQLQVLIKDMSELSIDAPVLEALSISIDSYHTQFMSYAIAAEKLGLDNESGMYRLFYYNITTLSNTDKSEIIRLLRSAELFIATNTPSYLKAYTELYNKTKGEKTDENYAVKQLNNTFNEIVKQKELIGLKYNSGLRGHVRSNAHNVEALFSKVRILLDTVEKEERLLVWEVLLSLLFLIVAVFIFIEFKMINNIITPLENLSRVFNELGEEGGDLQYRLNVIGQDELSKISVGFNNFIGKIHHSVTEVAASGVELLEASKSIEEQSKLTFTNSSLQRDNVTQTVAAIYEMGATVNEIANNASQAADAANEAESKAKDGQLVILQTTALIETLSLDIKHASDVVSTLSDNTRRIEGVLDIIRDVADQTNLLALNAAIEAARAGEQGRGFAVVADEVRLLASRTSNSTSEIQEMIVSLQAEAEKAVLTIHRSLELTDEVVVSTASTSIAFASISDNVILISDMNTQMATATEEQSTVVNELNVNMEVVQDGTLKSSETAVELTDSSERLDELSQRLAKIVQDFKI; this is encoded by the coding sequence ATGACAATAAAGCAGAAGATGTGGGGGCTTGTCGCTCTCTGCGTGGTGTCAATCGTTACCATTTTAATGGTTGCTATGGGTGCCAACAGCCGGATGGCTGCAATTAGCGATGTAATAGTTGAGGCTAGCCAATTGGAAGTTAGTTTACTTAATCTTCGCCGGAATGAAAAAGATTTCCAATTAAGATTAAATGAAAAATATAAAGTGAAATTTGAAAGTAACAGCCTTTCTTTTAAGAGGCAATTACAAGTTTTGATTAAAGATATGTCAGAATTGTCAATAGATGCACCGGTGCTAGAAGCGTTATCAATAAGTATAGATTCTTACCATACTCAGTTTATGTCTTACGCTATCGCCGCTGAAAAACTAGGGCTTGATAATGAGTCTGGGATGTATAGATTATTTTACTACAATATAACAACTCTCAGTAATACGGACAAAAGTGAAATCATCCGGTTACTCCGAAGCGCTGAACTATTCATAGCAACAAATACCCCTTCTTACTTAAAGGCGTACACTGAACTATACAATAAAACCAAAGGTGAAAAAACTGATGAAAATTACGCAGTTAAACAATTAAACAATACCTTTAATGAAATCGTTAAGCAAAAAGAGTTAATTGGGCTCAAGTATAATAGTGGGTTACGTGGGCATGTTCGAAGCAATGCACACAATGTAGAAGCTCTATTCTCTAAAGTAAGGATTCTTTTGGATACAGTGGAGAAAGAAGAGCGCTTACTTGTTTGGGAAGTTCTTCTATCATTGCTTTTTTTGATTGTAGCAGTATTTATTTTTATTGAATTTAAAATGATAAATAATATCATTACCCCCCTTGAAAACTTATCGAGAGTATTTAATGAACTTGGAGAGGAAGGGGGGGATTTACAGTATCGTTTGAATGTCATTGGTCAAGATGAGCTGTCTAAAATATCAGTAGGATTCAATAACTTTATAGGGAAAATCCATCATTCAGTAACAGAGGTCGCAGCATCTGGAGTCGAGCTGCTGGAGGCATCTAAATCTATAGAGGAGCAATCTAAGTTAACTTTCACGAATAGCTCACTTCAACGAGATAATGTGACTCAAACAGTGGCGGCTATTTATGAAATGGGCGCAACGGTCAATGAAATTGCAAATAATGCCTCACAGGCCGCAGATGCAGCAAACGAAGCTGAAAGCAAGGCAAAAGATGGACAGTTGGTCATATTGCAAACAACGGCACTAATCGAAACTTTATCCCTAGATATTAAGCATGCGAGTGATGTTGTAAGCACTTTATCAGACAATACCCGGCGCATTGAAGGTGTCTTAGATATCATTCGGGATGTGGCAGATCAAACTAATTTATTGGCTCTTAATGCAGCCATTGAAGCCGCAAGAGCTGGAGAGCAAGGGCGTGGCTTTGCCGTTGTTGCTGATGAGGTTCGCTTACTGGCAAGCCGCACATCAAACTCAACGAGTGAAATTCAGGAGATGATAGTGTCTTTGCAGGCTGAAGCTGAAAAAGCTGTTTTGACTATACATCGCAGCTTGGAACTCACTGACGAGGTTGTAGTATCCACAGCTAGCACATCTATTGCTTTCGCTTCTATTTCAGATAACGTTATTCTAATTTCAGACATGAATACACAAATGGCAACAGCAACAGAGGAGCAGTCAACGGTTGTAAATGAGCTTAATGTTAATATGGAAGTCGTACAGGATGGTACTCTGAAGTCGTCAGAAACCGCTGTTGAACTTACTGATTCTAGTGAGCGGCTAGACGAGCTATCTCAGCGTTTAGCTAAGATAGTGCAGGATTTTAAAATTTAG
- a CDS encoding EAL domain-containing protein: protein MNTEIFDWVKRLNLPISLIILSLLSTYFLQPTIYRLIIKPLIYMELSLFGERLRENLRRETEIIKKLNIPNECSEYVKMVLSKTAYESPEIREVELIVGEQICTPAGLSAHKISDILVNPPLVRYSNEVDGKEEVGIIINGPSNDFIVSSNKLRLEDFFRLYCDKCLTYKFVITGENEPKQPIDTWFKLVDDYGIAKGYLFIHLKLKEQLYNKYNYILVILFLFCYAFLSVYINRKLRAGYRKKELITACANNEFIPYYQPIVDSTGQTKGVEALMRWRDRFGQVLPPAAFIYDAINLEVINNMTLKIMLLSKHELNTVNHGHVDDFFCSFNLTASQVEDNEFIQSVIAVLSGCCFRPEIEITESQKFNDITAAKSNVTNLKKSGFKIKLDDVGTGYGGFSYFIDFDIDCIKIDKTFIDIIGKECSKLEVLNSIIDMARTLNLEIIVEGVESAEQVNYFTLEKDIYMQGYYFSKPLSDVKELLLKYKIIANSA from the coding sequence GTGAATACAGAAATTTTTGATTGGGTTAAGCGGTTAAATTTACCCATCAGTTTGATTATACTGAGTTTGTTATCTACATACTTTTTGCAGCCAACTATATATAGATTGATAATAAAACCATTGATATATATGGAATTGTCTTTATTTGGTGAAAGGTTAAGAGAAAATCTTCGTAGAGAGACTGAAATTATAAAAAAGCTTAACATCCCTAATGAATGTTCTGAATATGTCAAGATGGTATTGAGCAAGACGGCTTATGAGAGTCCAGAAATTCGAGAGGTAGAGTTGATAGTTGGAGAGCAAATATGTACTCCGGCAGGTTTATCCGCTCATAAAATTAGTGACATACTTGTTAATCCGCCTTTAGTTAGATATTCAAATGAAGTGGATGGTAAGGAGGAGGTAGGTATTATAATAAATGGCCCATCAAATGACTTCATTGTATCTTCTAATAAGTTGAGATTAGAAGATTTTTTTAGGCTTTACTGCGATAAGTGCCTCACATACAAATTTGTTATAACGGGAGAAAATGAACCTAAGCAACCTATTGACACTTGGTTTAAACTTGTGGATGACTATGGGATAGCGAAAGGGTATTTATTTATCCATTTGAAATTAAAGGAGCAATTATACAATAAGTATAACTACATACTCGTTATTTTATTTTTATTCTGTTATGCCTTTTTATCGGTATATATCAACCGAAAGTTACGAGCGGGCTATAGAAAAAAAGAACTTATAACAGCATGTGCAAACAATGAATTTATACCGTACTATCAACCTATTGTTGATAGTACTGGGCAAACAAAAGGAGTCGAAGCCTTAATGCGTTGGCGTGATAGGTTTGGACAGGTTTTACCTCCTGCGGCTTTCATTTATGACGCCATTAATCTGGAGGTTATTAATAACATGACGTTGAAAATAATGCTGTTATCTAAACATGAACTTAATACTGTAAATCATGGGCATGTCGATGACTTCTTTTGTTCTTTTAATCTAACAGCCTCTCAAGTTGAAGATAATGAATTTATTCAGTCCGTTATTGCAGTTCTTTCTGGCTGCTGTTTTCGTCCAGAAATAGAGATAACTGAAAGTCAAAAGTTTAATGATATTACCGCCGCCAAATCGAATGTTACTAATCTTAAAAAGTCAGGATTTAAAATAAAGCTAGATGATGTGGGAACAGGTTATGGTGGTTTTAGCTATTTTATCGATTTTGACATTGACTGTATAAAAATTGACAAAACCTTTATTGATATAATAGGGAAAGAATGTTCAAAGTTAGAAGTGCTAAACTCTATCATTGATATGGCTAGAACACTCAACTTAGAGATTATTGTAGAAGGAGTAGAAAGCGCTGAGCAAGTTAATTATTTTACCCTAGAAAAAGACATCTATATGCAAGGGTATTATTTTTCTAAGCCTCTCTCTGATGTAAAAGAGTTATTGTTGAAGTATAAAATCATAGCCAATAGCGCTTAA